In Zingiber officinale cultivar Zhangliang chromosome 1A, Zo_v1.1, whole genome shotgun sequence, a genomic segment contains:
- the LOC122030173 gene encoding PLASMODESMATA CALLOSE-BINDING PROTEIN 2-like, with translation MATALLLLLLLMLAVPMLDVSDAGWCVCRSDVSSTALQKTLDYACGAGADCNPVLKVGACYNPNTVLAHCSYAANSYYQRNGQAQTACDFSGTAMLTSSDPGSNGCVYPATPSAAGTSSTPRSNSPSNSVTPSTFSPTTTNTTNGVLGGIGPTETNSGIDTSHGSSLQKGGRWSLLTLIPIMVSLTI, from the exons ATGGCCACTgctttgctgctgctgctgctgctcatGCTTGCTGTGCCCATGCTTGATGTTTCAG ATGCTGGATGGTGTGTTTGTCGGTCTGATGTGAGCTCAACTGCACTGCAAAAGACACTGGACTATGCTTGTGGAGCTGGGGCTGACTGCAACCCTGTTCTGAAAGTTGGGGCATGCTACAACCCTAACACAGTGCTTGCCCACTGCTCGTATGCTGCCAACAGCTACTACCAAAGAAATGGACAGGCACAAACAGCTTGTGACTTCTCAGGAACAGCCATGCTGACCTCCTCAGATCCAG GTTCCAATGGCTGTGTCTATCCTGCAACTCCTAG TGCTGCAGGAACCTCAAGCACACCGAGAAGCAACTCTCCATCGAATTCGGTGACCCCTAGCACCTTCAGCCCGACAACAACCAACACAACAAATGGAGTTCTTGGGGGAATAGGCCCTACAGAAACAAACAGCGGAATCGATACTAGCCATGGGAGTTCTCTTCAAAAGGGAGGGAGATGGTCTCTCTTAACTCTTATTCCGATCATGGTTTCCCTGACGATATGA